CAGTCTTACAGCTGCTGAATAGAGCAGCAGTAGTCTATTATTCACTTTTAGTGGTATAGGAGTGTTAGGTGTATAAACACAGTGATGTAAtgcaacacgcacgcacgcacacaaacacacgcacgcacgcacacacgcacacacacacacacacacacacacaagcatacaagcacatacagtgccttcagaatgtattcacaccacttgactttttccacattttattgtggtacagcctgaatttaactaggcaagtcagttaagaacaaattcctattttcaatgacagcctaggaacagtgggttaactgccttgttcagggcagaatgacagatttttaccgtgtcagctcggggattcaatcttgcaaccttccggttactagatccaacactctaaccactaggctacctgctgcccccggaagcctgtacagaataaaacatattccaaaacatgcatcctgtttgcaataaggcactgaagtaaaaattaaaaaaatgtggcAATTTTGTttacttcatgtcctgaatacaaagttttaagtttgggtcaaatccaacacaacacatcactgagtaccactcttcatattttcaagcatggtggtggctgcatcatgttatgtgtatgcttgtcattggcaaggactaagaagttttttaggataaaaataaatggaatagagataagcacaggcaaaatcctagaggaaaacctagttcagtctgctttccaaacagacactgggagacaaattcacctttcagcaggacaataacctaaaacacaagtccaaatatacactggagttgctcaccaagacgacattgaatgttcctgagtggcctacttacagttttgacttaaatcagcttgataatctatggcaagacttgaaaatggctgtctagcaatgatgaacaaccaacttgacagagtttgaataaaaatgtaataataatgtgcaaatattgtacaatccaggtgcaaagctcttagagacttacccagaaagactcacagctgtaatcgctggcaaaggtgattctaacatgtattgattgactcagggatctgaatacttatgtaaatgagatatttctgtatttcattttcaatacatttgcaaacatgtctaaaaacatgtttttactttgtcattatggggtattgtgtgtagatggttgagaaaacAATTacgtttaatccattttgaattgaggctgtaacacaacaaaatgtggagtaagttaagggttatgaatactttctgaaggcactgtaggtgggCACCAGAGGAGGCttgataatggctggaatgaaattaatggaacagagtcaaacatgttgtttccatatgtttgatgtgtttgataccgttccatttatactattccaaccattacaatgagcccgtcctcctatagctccttccaccagcctccactggtgggcATGCATGCtgtatacatgcacacacacagaccccacacACTCTGGTAAGACTCAAGGGGGCTGTCCCAAGCAGTTTTTCCAGACTGTGCACACTGCACACTCGCATCGGCACAGAGACACAGGCTCAGACACATCACATCCACACGCCCACAACATCCAACAGACATACTCACACACCCACATTGTTTGAAGCCAAGTCAAGAAGCCAAGACACTATCACACCCAttcatgtgtacacacacacgcagacacgcaTACAAAGGCTCAAAGATGCTATGATTGATTACCCTGAATTAGTCAGCTCGCCACCCATGTGTCTGAGTATCCCGTCTAAATAATCTCTCCCTTCCCTGTTTGGTAAAAGGAGATTGCAATAAAACCTCCTTTATACTAGCACAATTTAGatataccgttgaagtcggaagtttacatacactttagccaaatacatttcaactcagtttatcacaattcctgacatttaatcctagtaaaaattctctcaggtcagttaggatcaccacttaattttaagaatgtgaaatgtcagaataatagtagagagaatgatttatttcaacttttatttctttcatcacattcccattgggtcagaagtttacatacactcaattagtatttggtagcattgcctttaaattgtttaacttgggtcaaacgtttcgggtagccttccacaagcttcccacaatcagttgggtgaattttggcccattcctcctgacagagctggtgtaactgagtcaggtttgtaggcctccttgcttgcacacgctttttcagttctgcccacacattttctataggattgaggtcagggctttgtgatggtcactccaataccttgactttgttgtccttaagccattttgaaagtatgcttgggtcattgtccacttggaagacacatttgcgaccaagctttaacttcctgactgatgtcttgagaatgctgcttcaatatatccacataatttcctcctcatgatgccatcttatttgtgaagtgcaccagaccctcctgcagcaaagcacccccacaacatgatgctgccacccatttggtatggttgggatggtgttcttcagcttgcaagcctccccatttttcctccaaacataatgatggtcattatggccaaacagtttatatttgtcatcagaccagaggacatttctccaaaaagtatgatcttcgtccccatgggcatttgcaaaccgtagtctggcttttttatggtggttttggagcagtggcttcttccttgctaagcggcctttcaggttatgttgatataggactcttttactgtggatatagatacatttgtacctgtttcctccagcatcttcacaaggtcctttgctgttgttctgggattgatttgcacttttctcaccaaagtacattcatctctaggagacagaacgtgtctccttctgagcagtatgacggctgcgtggtcccatggtgtttatacttgcgtactattgtttgtacagatgaacgtggtaccttcaggcgtttggaaattgctcccaaggatgaaccagacttgtggagttctacaattctttttctgaggtcttgctgattattttgattttcccatgatgtcaagcaaagagcactgagtttgaaggtaggccttgaaatacatccacaggtacacctccaattgactcaaattatgtcaattagcctatcagaatcttctaaagccatgacatcattttcagtaattttcaagctgtttaaaggcacagttcatctatgtagtaaacttctgacccactggaattgtgatacagtgaattataagtgaaataatctgtctgtaaacaattgttggaaaaatgacttgtgtcatttacaaagtagatgttctaaccgacttgccaaagctatagtttgttaacaagaaatgtgtggagtggttgaaaaacaagttttaataactccaacctaagtgtatgtaaacttctgtgtcACTTTATAAGAAGGTACAGCAAATTGTTGGTGTCTCTGCTTGTCATGTATCTAGTCCGTCACTCAACATCAAATGAAGCCACGCTCGCCACTACAGTTGACTGGCCGTTTAGTACGTTGGGTCCTttctacagatgtaagatcttaatttttCTTCtgtagccagtttgctacagcaggaaaataatcctgcagcaacaggaaatattaattatgtggattataattaatggacattttgtagTGCAAAATAATTAATGTAATTAAGGGCAAATCAGGTCTGACATTTCtacgtggaaattacaaactttaaaagcctttttaaaagtcaaatacactacaagtttgcatttcctggaaaattctcagcaacaatagagtgatcaaattaagatcctacatctgaagGATCTATTTCAATAGAGCACCTCCCATGGTTTTGAACGAGAGTACTATACTGAAAATAGTATAGTATTGTAATGAAAATGCCATCAATAAAGAGTAGGTAGATCCTGTAGTATCATTAGACCTCcaatagggggagagagaaaaagagcatgATGAACACAAGGCAAATGTTCTTGCTCTTGGGCATGTTCTGTTCTCAAGAAACCATGTGTTATCAAGATAAAAATATGAGGAGAGTGCTTTGTTGCCATTGTCCGCAGTCGTTGGCCCTTCACAGTGGAATTGATGTAACAGTTTGGCTCCTGTCtgagatatacagtatttatagatGGAAAGATTGTTCAACTTGTTTTGGAGACAGATTGATAGAGGATATAGTGATTTGTAGCGACAAGAATGGACATGGATGAAACATAATCCTTGttctgtacagacacacacacacacacaaagaaaaacaatATTGGCCACTCACACCCActcccatagacacacacacacactaaaatgtatattctattctactgagcaattaactttatgttcgtattcttatcttttattagtTCTTATTgatgttgcattgtcgagaaggaacctgcaagtaagcatttagttCATCTGTCGGCcccaactcaggccctgtgtgtagttaaccgaccatctctgcccattcatcgacattttacctgttgttgttgtcttagttgATTAGCtgctgttgtcttacccgttgttgccttagctagctctcccaatcaacacctgtgatttttttatgcctcgctttatgcctctttcaaatgtcaatatgccttgtacactgttgtttaggatagttattattgtcttagtttactgcggagcccctagtcccactcaacatgcctcagatacctcctttgtcccacctcccacacatgtggtgacctcacccagcataactagtccgtccagagatgcaacttctcttatcatcactcggtgcctgggtttacctccactgtacccgcaccccaccacacctctgtctgtacattatgccctgaatctattctaccacaagcataaatctgctccttttattctctgtccccaacgcactagacgaccagttttgatagcctttagccgtaccctcatcctactcctcctctgttcctcgggtgatgtggaggttaacccaggccctgcgtgtccccaggcactctcattttttgacttctgtaaccgaaaaagccttggtttcatgcatgttaacatcagaagcctcctccctaagtttgtttttctCACtgttttagcacactccgccaaccctgatgtccttgccgtgtccgaatcctggcttaggaaggccaccaaaaattcagagatttccatacccaactacaacattttccgtcaagatagaactgccaaagggggatgagttgcaatctactccagagatagcctgcaaagttctgtcatacttcccaggtctatgcccaaacagttcgagtttctcattttaaaaatgaatctctccagaaataagtctctcactgttgccgcctgttattaTAGACccactcagctcccagctgtgccctggacaccatatgtgaattgattgcccccatctatcttcagagttcgttctgttaggtgacctaaactgggatatgcttaacaccccggcagtcctacaatctaagctagatgccctcaatggcacacaaattatcaaggaacccaccaggtacaaccctaaatccgttaaCATGGGCagcctcatagatattatcctgaccaacttgccatctaaacacacctctgctgttttcaatcaggatttcagcgatcactgcctcattgcctgcatccgctatgggtccacggtcaaacgaccacccctcatcaatgtcaaacgctccctaaaacacttctgcgagcaggcctttctaatcaacctggcccaggtatcctggaaggatattgacctcatcccgtcagtcgaggatgcctggtcgttctttaaaagtaatttcctcaccatcttaaaacgCATGcctctttcaaaaaatgtagaacgaagaacagatatagcccttggttcactccagacctgactgccctcgaccagcacaaaaacatcctgtggcggactgcactagcatcgaataatccccgcgatatgcaacttttcagggaagtcaggaaccaatacatgcagtcagtcaggaaagcaaaggctagcttttttaaacagaaatgtgcatcctgtagctctaactccaaaaagttttgggacactgtaaagtccatggagaataaaagcacctcctcccagctgcccactgcactgaggctaggtaacactgtcaccaccgataaatccacgataatcgagaatttcaataagcatttctctacggctggccatgctttcctcctggctaccccaaccccggccaacagctccgcaccccccgcagctacttgcccaagcctccccagcttctccttcacccaaatccagataacagatgttctgaaagagctgcaaaacctggacccgtacaaatcagctgggctagacaatctggaccctctctttctaaaattatccgccgccattgttgcaacccctattaccagtctgttcaacctctctttcgtattgtccgagatccctaaagattggaaagctgcctcggtcatccccctcttcaaagggccCGAACTGGTATAGACCTATATCcgtcctgccctgcctttctaaagtcttcgaaagccaagttaataaacagatcactgaccatttcgaatcccaccgtaccttctccgctgtgcaatccggtttccgagctggtcacgggtgcacctcagccacgctcgaggtactaaacgatatcataaccaccatcgataaaagacagtactgtgaagccgtattcattgacctggccaaggctttcgactgtcaatcactgtattcttatcggcagactcaacagccttggtttctcaaatgactgcctcacctggttcaccaactacttctcagacagagttcagtgtgtcaaatcggagggcctgttgtccagacctctggcagtctctatgggggtaccacagggttcaattctcgggccgactcttttctctgtatatatcaacgatgtcgctcttgctgcgggtgattccctgatccacctctatgcagacgacaccattctgtatacatctggcccttctttggacactgtgttaaataacctccaaacgagcttcaatgccatacaactctccttccgtggcctccaactgctctttaaacgctagtaaaaccattcgctgcccacacccgcccgcccgactatcactactctggacgattctgacttagaatatgtggacaactacaaatacctaggtgtctagctagactgtaaactctccttccagactcatattaaacatctccaatccaaaattaaatctagaatcggcttcctatttcgcaacaaagcctccttcactcacgccgccaaacataccctcgtaaaactgactatcctaccgatcctcgacttcggcgatgtcatttacaaaatagcttccaatactctactcagcaaactggatgcagtctatcacagtgccatccctgTCTcctatacacatctagatgtgtataagagacaggtgccatccgttttgccaccaaagccccttataccacccaccactgtgacctgtatgctctagtcagctggccctcgctacatattcgtcgccagacccactggctccaggacatctataagtctatgctaggtaaagctccgccttatctcagctcactggtcacgataacaacacccacccgtagcacgcgctccaacaggtatatctcactggtcatccccaaagccaacacctcctttggccgcctttccttccagttctctgctaccaatgactggaatgaattgcaaaaacgctgaagctggagacttatatttccctcactaactttaaacatcagctatctgagcagctaaccgatcgctgcagctgtacatagcccatctgtaaatagcccacccaatctacctacctcatccccatattgtttttatttacttttcttcccttttgcacaccagtatttctacttgcacatcatcatctgctcatctatcactccagtgttaatttgccaaactgtaattacttcgattctatggcctatttattgccttacctcctcacgccatttgcacacactgtatatagactttctttttttcctattgtgttattgactgtatgcttgtttactccatgtgtaactctgtgttgttgtttgtgtcgcactgctttgctttatcttggccaggtcgcagttataaatgagaacatgttctcaactagcctacctggttaaataaagggtaaataaataaaaaataatttaaaaaacagtgtataccatgtgtatactgtacacaactaataaaactttcaactgaaacacacacactttaacctcCCCCTCCAACACACAGACTGGGGCTTACCTTTTACTAATATTATTATTCTAGAGATCATCATCTAGCTCCTTTGTGAATAAATGGCCATGCAGGCCTGTCATGTGTCTGGTGATCACTGTTATCTGTAGCAGTTCTGCTGATTCCTATACTTCTTCCTGCCGAGGGGGAATCGATAGGCGGACGGTCCGGAGTGTTTTTCTGTCACCCACATTGTCACCCACTACGTCTCAATACTCCAAAGTGGCCTCCTTTCATAGTTTCCTTCGCTTAATTCACTCAGATCTGAAATAATAGTGGATGAGGTAAAGCAATCCTGATAGGCTTTGGAtatattgctttcacctatcctgTGTTGACAGATCAGTGGTCAGTGCAGAGGTGGTAAAGGAAATGAGAAAAGAAAGCCACgtaagactattgagatgcacctaTAGTGACTTACTACACAGGTTAGACAGACGGGAGGCTCTTAACAATGGGAACCTGTGGTGTGCTGTGATTGTGCTGCCCTGACCTGAATCGCAATAGCTACTGAGCTGATGTTTGTAGAGCAAACCCACACAGTGAGTCTGTTTGAGCCTCTCATGGACATAGATAGTCTCCTCCACTCTTCTTATGCTCCAGCCTTTATTTAACAGTGGGTAGGAGCCTATTACGATTGATATCTCTCTCAAACGATTCTAGGCAGGAAAGCACTAGCAACATGCAGAGAGATTCTCACTTGTAAAACAAGTCTCACCCTTTTGTTTCCACTTCCACGTTAAAGGATTTGTTCACCCAAATCAACAATTTCTTCCTGTTTTCACACCATAAAAGTGGTCTAAAATTGTGTTGGGTTGACAGTTCACATCACCTGTTGTGTAGATTTAGCTATATATTAGGATACTTATTCCCATATGAATGGGAGTGATTGGCATCATCTTTGATTTTGgcgtgaactatccctttaagcttcACTCTGTTTTCCCTTCCGGGTTAAATCTCACTGCCTGCTTTTCCACGTCCAGGTCGAGCTGGGAACTCCCTGACCTACGGGATGGCAAGATCCAGGCCATCAGCGACTCGGACGGCGTCAACTACCCGTGGTATGGCAACACCACGGAGACGTGCACCATCGTGGGACCCACCAAGAAGGCCACCAAGTTCACGGTCAGCATGAATGACAACTTCTACCCCAGCGTTACATGGGGTGTGCCTGTGAGCGATAGCAACCTGCCGCAGCTCAGCAGCATCCGCCGCGACCAGAGCTTCACCACCTGGCTGGTGGCCATCAATCAGTCCGAGACCCTGGTGCTGCAGACCATCCGCTGGAGGATGCAGCTCCACGTGGAGGTGGACCCGGACAAGCCTCTGGGCCAGAGGGCCACGCTGCGTGAGCCTGTGGCCCAGGAGCAGCCCCACGTCCTGGGCAAGAACGAGCCCATCCCCCCCAATGCCATGGTCAAGCCCAACGCCAATGACGCTCAAGTGCTCATGTGGCGGCCAAAGACCGGGGACCCCATCGTGGTCATCCCGCCCAAATATTGAATGAACTTGGGGGGTTAaacactcctcctcttctcccactcCTCTACCTACTCTcacttttcattttctctctctttacctacttttcttttttctccttttctccttgCCTCAAGCTCCTTGCCTCTATttgcctctctgtttctctcctctcctcttttttttgtaagaactgagcaaaagagggagagagggagagagagagagtgaaacaagGACAAGAGCAGTTTGGAGAAAGAGGACGTCCCCTATAAGTGGGAGCTGGAGCTGACTTTAAAAACTGGAGTGAACAAACTGCAACCATTCTACCTTCAAACGGGGTCGGGTTTCACTGTGCTAGATAAAGtcattgcaaaaaaaatctaaaataagaaACTTTGCTTTTTGGGATTGGGGTTTGGGGTTGGGAGggatggggagtgtgtgtgggttgaaAAAAATATAGTATTTATGTTCATATTTATGTACATGGTACATACATGTATACATGCACAAAGTTTGCGTATACCAGTTGAGTTTTTATTTATGGGCTGGGAGAGAGCATTTTTTGTGAATAAGCGCTATTTTGTGCTCCACATGAGTGATATGTGAATACGAACCGTATCGGGGTGACATATGTAGTTTTAGTACTTTTTTAAACATGAGAGTCATTCAATCCATGCTGCCTTAAGTTTAAATCGCTTTCCACTGCAAATGTTTAGCCTTAAACCAAGTGCAATGCAGTATTCCTtcacctgtcctctctcttcttccatccaGACTgttggtgctggtgtgtgtgggtttaggAATGGAACAGTGGGTTGTGGACAATGGGTTATCAGGAACCAAATTGGGTCCTAAAACTGCTGGAACCCTTTTTCTACCACAGAACGAAAGAGAAAAGACATTCAAACAAACCCTTTCAAATAGTCAGTTAGGTCGTCATCTTATCATGCATGGCTGTGGAAAAGGTTTTCTGACAACATTCAATTCCATTGAGACTGATATTCAGCTGACTTTTAGAGTTGTCAACAACATCCCTTTACAGAAAGAAAACAGTATTTCAtcatgttatctttcatttgctttaTTACCACTCCCTCCATCTCAGAGCCCTGTTGCtgtactcctccctccctctgcctttcttctctcctctctacagaTGTCGGAGGGGACAACCCTGCTAGCACCTAATCAATACTGTTATTACAGCAAGCAGCAGCCAGGGGAAATGACTTTCATAACAGGGGCAATAAAAAATCGGTCCTCCATGCGATGCTATGGGAGATAAATCATCTCGGCTTTAGGGTGCCTGTGTGTGAATCCACATGGTGCAGAGGTGGTTGCAGCGCACCGCcctccatctctgctctctctttctgtagtcCCCCTTGCTctcctcgcactctctctctcttctgatgtTCATCCCCATTCATCCTCTCTCACCCTGTCCCTACTTTCTCCTCTCTgatccatctttccctctctgctcccctTGATTGGTCTCTatttcctccatccatccatccctccacccaccctccaccctgtcctctgtcctctttgCAGCAGTAGGCATGCGAGGCTCAGCCTGGCATATAGATTACCCACTTCTGGGGTTGCCACTACCAGTTGTTGCCCGCTGCAGAAATGTGgtgcttttttttctcctctcacaGAGCCCCGGCTAGCTAAATACCTCCATAAACGTGACGATGCCCAGTCACTCGTTAATCTATGGGCAGGGCAGCTTTACCCAGAGCTGAAATCTctcatggaggagggagggagggggtgggggtttaGAGGGATAGCTGGGGGATAGAATTTGGCATCAGGCTTTTTATCTCCTTATAATATCAACGACAACAAGAACAACAGCATCAGCAGTGTGAGCTAAAAAAAGGAACAGGGACTGATGTTTGAAGTGGTTAAGAAAACTGCATTTCTGCTTCTGTCACTGAAGGTATTGTTTTTTCATTAAGTTTATGCTAGTTATGATGTTGTGGTATTTTATTGATGCAAAGCTTCCTTGGTAGAGGAATAACATTTCCATCAAATGCCACCAACAACTGGGCAACATTGTTTGCTCGTTATTTCAACCTACCTTATCAACGTTATCACACTGCATCAACCTGGCTACCTGATTGAATTTGCCAAAAGTCATTGACATACACAGATTCTGTCTTGATATAACCAAATAGTGTCGACAGGTTTTTGTGGTTTGGTTTATTTCAAATTAAACTCAAATCTAttgacatctcaaccaaatatcaacCGTAATTTGAAGTTTATCTGACATCTTTACCTGGTGAGAAAAGACAGAGCAGCCGGTCAGTAGCAGCTGAATAGAATGAAGAAAAACCAGGGCTCAGAAACCAGAGAGACTGATAGCCTGCTCTGGACTCAATCATCTGGGCCAGGAAGGAGGAGGGGTCTGGTGGGGAGAAGTGCTGTCATTAATAGATTGTCTGTGAAATACTGAGCACCCTTCAGATGCATTGTGCTGTGCCAAGGCTGGCTATAGTAATATATGAGGGCCTCTTGGGGCTAGAGGACAAAGGTCAGTGTTAgaaggggtggggggttgggATTGAGGTGGAAGGGGTAATGGTGGTAGTCAGGGGTATGGGTGATAGAGTGACAAGGAGGTGGGGTGATGTCACAATCTGCACACTGCTGAGTGGTTTATTGGAAAGCCCAGCAGGGTTTGCTTGTCACCATGTATAAAACACCTTGACACAtcagtagctggctagctgtcCTTAGTCACGGCATGACCTAAATACTCTCATTGATCTGGCGCAGCTGTAGCTGTTGTTGAACTATGGCTCCGTCTGTTCACTCACACAGGGCACATCCTTGTCATAAGACAGCAGGGGCGGTCTCTCTTTGCATGCTATCTGATCATCACAGCATCACACTGGGACCGAGTGTTAACAGCATTTATCAGCAGAGCACGTGGCCcccagcaacacaaacacacactagagagagggaggtaacgGGAAGGCGATTGCCTTTGTGTCTTCACTCTGACAGTGTTGTTATGTGCTACTGATGAGTCTATCATGTACAACTACTTCCTCAAAACACATTTCTAACTGAGTTCTGTTTTTAGAAATGGACAAATTGACATTTACGTAAACATTCATGAGATTACGATTCCATCATTGAACAAGTGAAATTCATGGACTTCATGTCTCCTTCTGGGGTTGTGCCACTGAGTAGCCTTCCATTCCTAAACCCACAGCTCTTAGTTCTGAGGGCGCCCACCTTTTCTATAGATCTTTATGTAAAAGAGTAATGTAAACTACAGGCCACCAACGCGTCATAGACCAGCAGAATAGGTTTCTCTTTTAGTTACAAATAACAAGCCCAAGCTCACTCTCAGGATCACCCATCGTTGTTTCCTATCCTTTACTAGTTTACCCCATATAAACAAAAGAGTTGTCCGTCTATCTTGCCATTCGCTCCCTGCAACTCTGACTAGGTTTTCAGTAGAGTAGCCTTATGGCTAACTGTAGCAGACTATACACAACTGGCTACAATGTATTTCAAATGTTGGGTGTTTTTGATTTGTCTTCTGAAAAATCATCTAATATATTTTGCAGcacaaacaaaaatacagtattttttttttgtatttgtcatTGACACTGATACTTGATACTTGAACATAGAACAGTACTGGCAAATATTTTAAACTGTGAAAATGcacaatgttaaaaaaaaaagaaaatggaaaaagTATTTTTCATGAATAAATAAGAATGTGCGAATGTTATCTGTTCCCTGTCACTTTTCTTCTAACGTGTGGATAGACCTGGCTTTCACCTCAGCAGTGTGATGGGGAAATATGCATCCTGTAACATATGGGGATTCTTTCTACAGAAGCACCTTGTCAAGATGCTTCACAAACACCACCAACACCTTAGCTTTTATCAA
This portion of the Salvelinus sp. IW2-2015 linkage group LG4q.1:29, ASM291031v2, whole genome shotgun sequence genome encodes:
- the fam78ab gene encoding protein FAM78A isoform X3, with product MSSWELPDLRDGKIQAISDSDGVNYPWYGNTTETCTIVGPTKKATKFTVSMNDNFYPSVTWGVPVSDSNLPQLSSIRRDQSFTTWLVAINQSETLVLQTIRWRMQLHVEVDPDKPLGQRATLREPVAQEQPHVLGKNEPIPPNAMVKPNANDAQVLMWRPKTGDPIVVIPPKY
- the fam78ab gene encoding protein FAM78A isoform X1, whose amino-acid sequence is MRLSPPDLGTLLWIVLLFNAMGCIQSIRCKPKSFRESIIVLEVNSSIDSTPTSIDESSSVVLRYRTPHFRASARVLVPPVAGKETWTVGWIQACNHMEFYNKYGTKGMSSWELPDLRDGKIQAISDSDGVNYPWYGNTTETCTIVGPTKKATKFTVSMNDNFYPSVTWGVPVSDSNLPQLSSIRRDQSFTTWLVAINQSETLVLQTIRWRMQLHVEVDPDKPLGQRATLREPVAQEQPHVLGKNEPIPPNAMVKPNANDAQVLMWRPKTGDPIVVIPPKY
- the fam78ab gene encoding protein FAM78A isoform X2, encoding MGCIQSIRCKPKSFRESIIVLEVNSSIDSTPTSIDESSSVVLRYRTPHFRASARVLVPPVAGKETWTVGWIQACNHMEFYNKYGTKGMSSWELPDLRDGKIQAISDSDGVNYPWYGNTTETCTIVGPTKKATKFTVSMNDNFYPSVTWGVPVSDSNLPQLSSIRRDQSFTTWLVAINQSETLVLQTIRWRMQLHVEVDPDKPLGQRATLREPVAQEQPHVLGKNEPIPPNAMVKPNANDAQVLMWRPKTGDPIVVIPPKY